In Paraburkholderia flava, one genomic interval encodes:
- the cmk gene encoding (d)CMP kinase produces MKPIRPFHQTPVITIDGPTASGKGTVAALVAAHLGFHLLDSGALYRLAALASVRYNVSADDAEALAKLVDELHITFREGLSQLDGVDVSSEIRAEEIGQRASAIAVHAPVRAALVARQRAFRKEPGLVADGRDMGTVIFQDAALKVFLTASVEARATRRYKQLIQKGFSANIDDLLRDLRERDERDSQRTAAPLKPAADARLLDTSALSVDQAVEQVVQWYQSLEPQA; encoded by the coding sequence ATGAAACCGATCCGTCCTTTTCACCAGACGCCCGTCATTACGATCGACGGCCCCACTGCCTCCGGCAAGGGCACCGTGGCCGCGCTGGTGGCCGCCCACCTGGGCTTCCACCTGCTCGACAGCGGCGCGCTGTACCGGCTCGCCGCGCTCGCCAGCGTCCGCTACAACGTATCCGCAGACGACGCGGAGGCCCTCGCGAAGCTGGTCGATGAACTCCACATCACGTTCCGCGAAGGGCTTTCGCAGCTCGATGGCGTCGATGTATCGAGCGAAATCCGTGCCGAGGAAATCGGCCAGCGGGCGTCGGCAATTGCCGTCCACGCGCCCGTCCGGGCCGCGCTGGTCGCGCGTCAGCGGGCGTTCCGCAAGGAGCCGGGGCTGGTAGCCGACGGCCGCGACATGGGCACCGTGATCTTCCAGGATGCGGCGCTGAAAGTGTTTCTGACCGCCAGCGTCGAGGCTCGTGCTACGCGGCGCTATAAGCAATTGATCCAAAAAGGTTTTTCTGCTAATATAGATGACTTGCTCCGGGATTTGCGTGAACGTGACGAGCGCGATAGTCAGCGCACGGCCGCGCCGCTCAAGCCCGCAGCAGATGCAAGGCTGCTCGACACCTCCGCGCTGTCGGTCGACCAGGCGGTCGAACAGGTAGTGCAGTGGTATCAGTCGCTGGAGCCGCAGGCATGA